Within the Gossypium raimondii isolate GPD5lz chromosome 12, ASM2569854v1, whole genome shotgun sequence genome, the region TACAACCTACCTTATGTTATCGTCAAATAGAACACATGATAAGCATGTCTTTGGCTACTGTATTGATTGTTATAAGCCTAATATTTGTCACTGTACCAAACTGTTAAAAACCTATTAAATGTTACTGTATTAATCTGTTTTGAGCatgtcatattgcattgcatggggtgggacaTTATGAACGAAGGAAGtattggcagtttatctgcattattttattatgtttccaCAGCCATAGGCAGATTCCATCTACGACGATCTTGTTGTGTACCCACATCCATAGGCAGATTCCATCTGCGACATTTTTGTTGTGCATTCACAACCTAGTGACAATTATTACCTACAAACATGTTGTGCATCCATAGCTACTGGCAGattttacttgtattttttttgttgtgtaTCCACAGCCATAGGCAGATTCCATCTGCGATATTTTGCTTTGTGTCTACAACCATTGGGAGTTAATCTGCAAACTATTGGTAGTTAAACCACAATCCGGTGTGTTGGTGGTTGGAATTCAAGGGAAATCCCATTGTGATGTGTAGCGGTGGGGtaggattttttttgttaaaaccgAAATTGTATGGCACCCACAAAAACATGTGCATACAAAACTGGAATTTCtgacttgaaaaatatatatgtgtattgtTGAATGATCTGAAACATCTATATTATGATATTGCCACTGTAAATTATTTCCGTGTAACATATTTTCGTATGTCTAATCATTTGTACTAATTATCTTGTGattgaactcacactgagcGTCATAGCTCACTTCCCCAAGTTAGGATGGGGACGCGACATTCGAAGGGTCTCGGCTCAGATTTcagttaataaaatattttaggagtattatttgatattttaattattcagagattattttattttattttgaattgtggcATGTGACTTaggatttgttttattttagcatgcatgatatttaatttgatttaggATATCGAAATATGAATATTAGTTAACTATGCATGAACTtcggtttttattaaaaatacaaacaattaTCACTTTTCTGCtgctaaattataattaagaatTTTGATTAGTAAATAAACTagtaattaactaagttttctttcaaagataaataaatgttttaaaatgtttgttttcAAAACTCTAATAGCTTACCgggccatttcggtggctaatgtagtcTTTCAAATTAGAGTTTAACATCTGGGCTGAATTGGAGAAGTTAAAGAAATACTACAAACACAAACttctaacaaattgaaaaaattagaaaacacaaataattaaaataattgattagtTTTTGTCAAAATATTTAGATTACCCTTAGCTTTTAATACCTGAATTACTTTTATTTACTCCTAATGACTTccaattgaattgattttatatatatatatatatatataaatttgagatttgCAATTGAATTTATAATGTGACGTGAATAAAGTGAAAAGAAAGTTGATATGAAAGTAAGGAAATTGAGATGATGGCCACAGTATTAAAATGGagttaataatataaaagttttatataacgaatttagaaaattgaataaagataTCGGAAGATATTTTCGGTATCgaatgtaatatattttatcgaGGATGGCAACGATTTAGGTGAggatgttatatatatattaagatacaattttttgttttacattattataactaatcaaaatatacatactaaaaagtaaaatttgaaatttaatctatgcacttatatttttagaaatttagttatttactttttaaatattaaaatttaaatttaattattaacacattaattctttttgttaattttattaacatgatattttgaaataataaaaattttcactttagcaatgtaactaaaaaaatgaagttGTAATGTGctaaactcaaaaacataattttatttaaattctctaaatttaaaaataaagagaataaatttttaaaaataattttaaatttacaaaaaaaaatataagttgtAAAAATATTCCGTCCTAGagatcaaaaattaatttatgatataataaaaaaattaagatttgcaaaatttttatatccATTAGGTTTTTCTTCTTTACTGCCATCAAAAGAAGAAACCGTATTTCTCCAACTGAACTAAAAACAGTTTCTATCGTTCCCGCCAAAAATAACGGAAATCAACCCCCCCCAAAACCATCGGGCTCTTCATTTCCAGATACCACGCGCCTCCCTTCACTTCCCTATAAACACCCCCTCCACTCTCTTCCTCCGTTTCTCGTTCCTTAAAGTTTTTCAAGAATCAAACAACTTGCTCTGTGTTTGAAATGGCGGTTATTTCTCTGAATCTCATTATTTCACTCACCCTCTCTTTCCTCTCCCTCTCCCACTCCACTTACCTCCCTACTCTCACCTCCACCATAACCGGCAACGGCACTCTTCCACCACCACCCCCGCCACTACCACCACTCTTCCCAGTCTCTCCATCGCCCCAACCACCTCACGAAGATTTCCCCCGCCAAGGGATCTTTTCTCATACTTCCGTCCTACCTCCAATCCTCTCTCATCTCGGCTTCAACGAACTAGCCACCGCCGCTCTTTCTCTCTTCAGTGACTCCGCCACCTCCACCGCCACCGCTTGGTCGGGTTCTTACACTATCTTTGCTCCGTTTGATTCCTCTGTCCTTACATGCATTTCTTGCTCCATCCCTTCCCTCCTCCGAGAACACATGGTTCCCGGTCTCTTCCCTAGTGATTACCTCCGAAAACTCTCCTTTGGTACCAAAATCGAAACTGTCAGTCCTGGCCGTTGTATAACCGTTACTTCTACTTCCACCGTCCAAAATGATCCCACGATGTACAAAATCTTCATCGTCGGAGTTGAAATCACTCATCCGGATCTCTTCAACAACGGCCTAATCATAATCCACGGCCTCCAAGGCTACATCTCACAGCTATCGCCTTTCTCTTGTGACGTTGAACGGATGACCTCACTCTCTTTCCCCTCCAACTACGATCGTAGCCGCAATAACCAACTTTCTCCGCAGCAACATGCCGCTCTGATGCGATTCATGCTTCGCGACGTGATTTTAAGGCTGAGAAATAGCGGCTTCTCCGTTCTCTCGCTCGCTCTGAAACTCAAGTATGCCGAACTCGTTTCTCTCAGAAACGTCACAATCTTCGCTCTTGACGACGTTTCAATCTTCTCCGGTTCGTACTCTTACATAAACAGTGTAAGGCTACATATCGTGCCgaaccagtttttaacaattGCGGATCTGGAGAGACTTCCAGTGGGAGCCCCGTTGACGACGTTGGATAGAGAGCAGAGTTTGGTAGTGACGACGGCAGGAGGGGTTTTGACTAAGCAAATGATGAGGATCAACTATATGAGCATCAAGGTTGCTGATATGATGAAGAATTTGAATGTTATAGTGCATAGCCTTTACTTGCCCTTTCCTCATGTTACTCCGATGACGGCGACGACTGATTCGATGTTAGGTGGTGAAGATCCAATGTCGACGGTGCCGGTGCCAGTGCCAGTGCCACCGGGAACAGACGAGGCTTGTGATGCTCTGGACGAGCAAGGTAAATGTGAAATGAGACAGGTAAATCATGTGACGACACATGTCAATCCACATTATATACCGGAGATTGAAGATCACCATGGTCTTTGAAATGTCTCTGATGTGTGTGAAGTGAATTGCAGGTATGCCTTCTAATATTCTAGCTTTGGTTCACTGTTGTTAAGCTGTGATTAGTCAAATGAGTGAAAGTTTGTTAAGTCAGTTTTTGATTAAGAAAAGTTTGTTTCGATGGGGAATTGTTGTAAATAAGACACAGGACGTATCCCTCTCTTTTTTCTAAAGGAGACTATTGCATAATTCCTAAAGGAGTACTAATGACTTGGATTTCAGACTTAAGAAGATTCATATTGTTTTgtcctttttctcttcttttttttttgttctcaaaattttataattttcataacaaaAACGTATAACAATTAAATGTTATGTCATAATGCCCCccaaaaaatgaaacaaaattattGGGATAAATTGCATAAACCCATCTGATAGTAGAGTTGGGGCTTGCAAGGACAAATTTATTATACAAAGATAAAACTCTTTGAGAGTTTTTGCTGACTCGAGTAATTAAATGATTGACATTTAAATATATCTAAGAAgtccttaaaatattaattaaatctttggACTTAATTTGCACTCAAGATTCCTTACCgttaatccaaaaattaattaagttcttcGGTTTTTTGTCTTTGatcaaatttactaattaaGTTTATTGACATGGCAAAAGATATCTCAGAAAATTGACATGAAAATATCTAGATAATAtcttattaaatataatataaaattaaattatttacaattaaaggaaaattaaataGACTGAAGTAAATTAAATGAATTGGATTTCGACACTCaacaatcaaaatcaatttagGAGAAAATAGTAACTTTGTGAACCCTAAATTAAAACTTCTATTTGGATAGCACATTACACTAGTTATTTATTTCCAAAACTTTAAGGGtttgatcaaatttaaattgtGATAGGATCATGTTTATCGCAATTGCAGACATAATAGAAGTTATTTTAGTCACATTGcaatagtaaaatttttttcaaatccaCAAATTTTATcgtaaaaataacaattataattataaaagttattttaatgatttttaaagttatttgtaacactttataaatttctatttacatgtgaatataatttttatcattataataacatatttgcaTCATTAAAGTGATGTTTATTTAAGGGTTTCTACAAATAATGTATTAactattaacaattaaaaagtatattcatattaaatgtaaaacattcctaaaatcttttaaaatatcataattaaaaattttatatcttaCAAATAATGGTACAATACAATTTCACAACATAGTGCAATGACGAGCCAAGCAAATCTCACATTCACTTTAAAATAccataactaaaaaaattagggtaaattcatattaaatgtTAAACATTCATCATAtgttataagttaaaaaaattaaaatatcataattaaattttttttacattgcAAATGATGGTACAACTTAATTTCACCACATAGTAATGATGAGTGAGATCAAATACTTCACCCTTACTTTAAAAGCTACCTTGACCCGATTCTCGTGGTCTTTGTCAAAAATATAGCCATAAAATTTTTTCCCTTGATCTTGATAAAATTGAGGTGGAGGGTATATTTGAGGTTGATGATACATATGAGGTGCACGTGGTTGATGATACATGATAAGTGTCAAAACTAACATATTTTAGCCTCATTCTTAGTTCATTATTGGGTGATTATGTGACATTAATTGTCAATTATATACtcctaatattttatattcatgttTTTGATGCTTAGTAGGGTACTTGGAAGCAATAGGAGtgaaaaatggtggaaattagAACTTTGGAGCATTTCGGAAGCTATGCACATGTAACAGATTTTCACTTAGGCAATCGCATGGGCATGTGAATTCACACAGTTGTTTGTCCAGGGTGTGTCAATCTTGGGAACTATGTGCATTGACGACTACAAGTTATGCTTTTTAGGGGTTTTAGCACTTTAAAAGGATACAAATagagaaataaaaggaaaaagaggcAACCACTAAGGAAGAGCACGAAAATTACCTTGAgaacaccattgaagccaaTTTCCAAGCAATTTTCCACCAAGATTCAAGAGTCCAAGTTTATTTTCAAGGGAGTTCTCAtggatttcttttattttagttgttatattgtatttttggtgtttactCTTTCCATTATGAACTAATTCTCTtaatacctaggggagatgatCCTTAGGATGGGTTctattgtttgatttttatttttatgcaataagATCTTAGTCtctttgttttcaattatgaatgttttattattcttGAGTTAATAATTCTAAAGTGTTAATCCATGTTTGTTGTGCATAAGTCTGAGTTTGAATAGACTCTTCTTGTGATTAGATCTTGCATAACTAaatggagttgcatgcaatgcTAGAAATAGGATGAGATAAATCtaccaaattaaaatcaaatctaatagggggatCCATAGAGCAAATTAATGCAACaataggagttttaattagaaggaaatttcatttaatcaacctagagttagttgctcTTATGCTTGAAGgagatattagcataaattAAGGATTTTTACGGATCAAAgagctaaaaaaataaattgcataaattagaTTGAGAATTGTAGATGAAATATTTGTGGATTCTTACCTGGGTATTGCTTTGTTACTTGGTTAATACTTGATTGTTTTTATGTTTCCTTGTTTGGGCATTCATTTGTTAATGTTGctagtttgatttaattttaatcaatcctttaattattaggttaaataatagaaagatgatAATTACTAGTAATTGTAGTCCTTGAGGGAACGATATTTGTGTTCACCGTAGTTGCAccattaattgataggtgcacttccCTTGGTCAATTTATTAGTTAGTTTAGTGGACATCAAGTTTTTTGGAGTCATTGTTGGGAACTAGGATATTAGGAAAATCTTATTTCTGttaatttgaccatttttttaaaattttattttatgttattttgtttttagtttaattttgagatattgatTAGCTTTCATTTGGTTTTTGATAGATActtttggtttatgactagaGGCAACCCATTGGAaccaatattttttataatgagATTGAAAGAACTACTTGTAGAAATCGAAAAAAGGATAAAGAAGCAAGGCAAGGTCAACATCAGACTATCATAGGCAATCAAGAGGAAGAAGATATTATTGATGAAATGATAGATCTTCCATTGCCTATATATGACTATGCTAAGCCAACTCCGACTAGGCTAAGTCTAGTATCATTAGATCGAATGTTGCTACAAATAACTATGAGATACATTTCAGATGGTGCCACAGTATGTTCAGTTTGATGGGTTACAAGATGAAGATCCAAATGCTCATTTAGCAAATTTCTTAGAGATATGTGATACTTTCAAGCTCATTTAGCAATGGTTGAATTCATTTCCACAGGTTTCCATCACTACTTGGGCTCAGATGACAGAGaagtttttattaaagtatTTTCCATCGGCCAAGACaaccaagttgaggaatgatatctatttattttcccAATTGGAGCCTGAGACACTTTATGACAACTAGGAGAGATTTAAATATCATTTGAGAATGTGCCTTCATCATGGTCTACCTTTATGGCTTCAAGTTCAAACCTTCTATAATGGTTTAAGTCCCTCAACTAGgcaaataatttatacaaaaactAGGGGAACATTGAATAACAAAACACTTGAGGTAGCTCAAAAGTTTATTGAGGagatgatattgaattattatcAGTGGTAAGTCAAAGTCTACCAAATCACCTGGTGTTTACGATGTAGATATAGTTACTATGTTGGCAAGTTAGGTTGAAGATCTTGGTAGAAAGATAGATGGTTTGAGTATAGGGAAGAAAGTGACTCTTGTGATGAAATGTGATGTGACTGGAGCGGGTATGATTAGTCAGGAATGCTTACCTTTGAAGTCTAACATGGAACATGATCAAGTTGACTTTATGTATAATAATTCCAAACCTCAAAATAACCCTTGTAGCAATACCTATAACCCAGGATGGAGAAATCATTCAAACTTCTCCTAGGGTGGAAAAAGGAATCAAAGATCACAACCCCCTTTTGGTTTTCAACAGCCTCATTAACAAGAGAAGAAGCCAAATCTTGAACAGGTATTGtttaaattcatttcaatttcaaaaactaGATTTCAGAACATTGAAGCAGCTTTAAAGAATTAGCAAGTATCTATTCAGGGTATCGAGAATCATATTGGCCAGCTTACTAAATTGGTTTTAGAGAGAcaataaaacattttatctaGTAACACTGAAACCAACCCAACATAGCAAGTAAACACAGTTACTTTGAGAAGTGGAAAGGTGTTAGACGAGCCTGAAGAGAAGCGGAAACAAGAAGTGTTGGAAAATCGTgtttgtgtaacaccctatacccagcTCGGTCACTAAACAGGAGTAACAGGATGCTACATCACCGTCACAacatcaaacatttcataacgaTTCATTAACATGCAAATGTCATCAAGTTGAACAATTATAGAGATTCCAAGCCAAGAATACCCTAAGTGACATTAAGTTATGCTAAACATACATAAAACGAGCCTATAACAAGTTAGAAACATGCTTTAAGACTACTTAAtagaaattaacaaaagatcacgtaggtatcaatactaattcaatggtatcgatatttatcATAGATGGCATCGATATCAATAtgaaaattggtaccaaatcaGCATTCTATTTTCCTGCAAAAATTAAAGCCAACAATTATCAATACAAATCCAAaatgtatcaatatttttagcctgagtatcgatactcgagaaatggtatcaataccaaaatgAGCTACTAACTTCCTACACATTTGAAATATCATGGAGGTAACGATACTAATACTCGATTATCGATACATCTGCATAAGACAACAAAAATAACACCAAAATAGGGCATTTAACACAACCATACATATTCCAAAACATCATACATGTGTAACTTCAAAATTTAGCATCAAAAGTAACAAATTTTACAGTTCGATGCACCATCAATAATTTAAGCTAAGCAACCCAATGAACTAATATCAAACATCCATAATTCCTAAGAGTAATAATATCAAGCCATCATCTAAAACATCatggaaataaataataaaaaattctaccATATTGTCTTATTCCCATAGTGTAAAATAACAGCTATAAATCGCCTACTCAAACGCTAAGTTTACTTGGATCACTCCCTTAGAAATTTCCACACTGCTCACACCACAACACTAACAGTTTGCAAAGGTTTAAAatggagtgggtgagcttaaataagctcagtgaatgattaaaataaccacCAAATAGATATGCAATCACACATTAAATGAAAACAACCAAAGCTCAACCACATACACAATTTATTATGAGAACATATTCATGTAATATTAAACAACTCATTTAGTTTATCTATCCACTTGTTCATGCATACATCACACATCACAATATCACATTTTATGAAATCATATTTAACGATAGTTTGAcacttgaggctatgaaacaAAAAAGTGAgttctatcaccacacatcgaTACAcgaatctccaacacaccaaatgacttgtagagtcgaacatatcccaaaagtgtAGCATATCCTTGTAAATgaagcttagctcacattctcTTATCTTTCCAAAACTGTCTCGGGCCTCAATGCCCCAAAAACAgaacatataggtgagtactcagaaatcttatgacatgccaactatatccaatggccCTATAAAATCACAAGGCCAAAGTATCCACAATAAACTACATAATTACGTATCGATTTCTGCATTTTTTTCACTACATAATCACATTATAAACACAACATTATCACTATCAATCGATAGGCACAACATGCCCATAATTAACACTTTCTCAATATCCATAACAAGCA harbors:
- the LOC105762403 gene encoding fasciclin-like arabinogalactan protein 21, which encodes MAVISLNLIISLTLSFLSLSHSTYLPTLTSTITGNGTLPPPPPPLPPLFPVSPSPQPPHEDFPRQGIFSHTSVLPPILSHLGFNELATAALSLFSDSATSTATAWSGSYTIFAPFDSSVLTCISCSIPSLLREHMVPGLFPSDYLRKLSFGTKIETVSPGRCITVTSTSTVQNDPTMYKIFIVGVEITHPDLFNNGLIIIHGLQGYISQLSPFSCDVERMTSLSFPSNYDRSRNNQLSPQQHAALMRFMLRDVILRLRNSGFSVLSLALKLKYAELVSLRNVTIFALDDVSIFSGSYSYINSVRLHIVPNQFLTIADLERLPVGAPLTTLDREQSLVVTTAGGVLTKQMMRINYMSIKVADMMKNLNVIVHSLYLPFPHVTPMTATTDSMLGGEDPMSTVPVPVPVPPGTDEACDALDEQGKCEMRQVNHVTTHVNPHYIPEIEDHHGL